The window catTAGGGCTGGGTTGGGTTGGGCTGGGCCAGCCCATTTTGACAGCTCTAACCCCGAACAATGGCCTAGTCATAATatggcactcggtgcctaactgcatatgaccgagcgagCCACATAGCTGGCTAaatcaacatgggacatgtaCTGATGCGGATGCATTTTATGAACATGCTAAGCTAATGAAAGTCTGTGTGAATCTTATAAATAAGAAATACTTAGATAAATctgaaaatataaaaatattgcCAATACGGCTAACACAATATCTGAAAGTATTGATTGACTGCTACTCTAGTATGTGAAGCCCCTGAAGAGTACTGAAATACTGATTGTTTACTGGGACAAGGCACCCAGCATACCTGACTGTCTAATATAACTAAATGACTGAAAGTAAAACAACGCCCTAAAGGAAACTGGGGTTCACTCAGCAGCTTAATAGGAAGGAGAACCTAACAAACTGATCTGTAGTCCTAAAAATCAGTACCTGCATTATGAAATGCAGGCTCTAGGCAAAAAGGGACATAAGTACATGTAAaaccaactgaaagaaataaataGATGTGGGGTTCTCGGGGGAAAGGGCAACCCAAATCATGAACATAAGTCATACagaatactgaaactgaaacataAGGATAACTAAACTGAGCATAAGAATCACAATCATACCTCACTGAACATGGGGAAATCATCAATTTGTAAGAGTTCATAACCGTGGCCTTGGGCCCGTATGTAAGTGCACAAttctgtggcctcaggcccaagtatATGTAACATAAATTGTGGCCTAGGGTCCAAATACGTGTGAACATCATTTAACAATTTATATCATGAATATGAGAAAACATATTGTAATACTAATATGAGATACTGAAACATAAATACATACTGAGGTTCTAATATGGAATACTGACTACTTTTATACTGAATTGAGACAGATTCATGAACTATTCATGGGATTTAAAGTAGTATTATTACATAAGCATTTGTGGTTtgtgactgagactcatgggatGTCAAACACGAGCTTAtactgattacgtactgagttcacaaTATACAAAATGATATTCACAAAGAACTACGAAACTATATTCTCAAAGGATAAAAGTTCTGAACTACGAAACTATATTCTCAAAGGATAAAAGTTCTGAACATTTGtggttttttttatttctttcctttatttaatGATGTATTGTACATTTATGCCTTAGTGCTTGAATGATCTGTCTCTTGCAAATACTCCAGCTCCTTCAAAAGATTCACAGTTGTGTagtatttttcagattatgttgaatgttgaaagtTTTGTTGCCTTTCCGACATAACTTGTGTGGATGTGATGATACATATGCCAAAGCTAAACGCTATCTATGCCagcaaaatataaacttatgcttcttcttttttcaaattatgttgaatgttgaaagttttgccttgtccagcataatttgttggatgttaaTATGTTATGATACATATACCGAAGCCAGAAGCTAAACACTAACTATGCACGAAATTTAGTTTTTGCTGCACCAAAAATGCTTAAAGGCAAAAACGAAAGACCACGGATTtgggggacaaaaattaaagacacccCCGAAACAGGGCCATTTATGCGAAAAATCCGTATACTGCACCAAAGCATAAACTTAatgcatttttttgcgcggattgcccttcttttggggtggtctttaaattttgcccctcatatttgtagtctttaaattatgcccctcatattgctagtctttaatttttgcccttcgcattgcaacactgagcgttcacgcagaaatcatgaggttctgagttcgaacccccactcaagcataaattaaaaaagaaaactgcaaggcgaggtttgggtcgcgtgtatgccggacccggcataaacttatgaaggaattaccaaagttatgccggacccggcatactcatcccttatgggcaaacttggcataagtatgccgggtccggcataactttggtaattccttcataagtttatgccgggtccggcataactttgagatctcatgtcaactttttacagatttttagtgacatcaaaatgctctattaaaattcaagtggtttttgtgtcaatgtggcctaaagactttctttgctacatttcctgtattggatatattataactgctcttgttaatatattatggggtagtgttagaaaagagtagttgtcgtgatgattttgttccattatatctaagcctagtttttcatgagtattaacactatgataattgttgacagcATTTGCATGACGATGAGTGGAAGAGGCCACGCACAAAGTTTTTACCATGAAGCCTTTTAGTTCTGTAATAATATTGGAAGGAGGACAATGAAATTCTTCCTTGGTACCCTCATCAGGTggaggcatacttttaatgggcaaacttttatgccgaaccaggcataaacttgtgaaggaattaccaaagttatgccggacccggcatacttatgccaagtctgcccataaggcataagtatgccgggaccgacataagtttggtaattccttaataagtttatgccgttgggggcatacttttaatgggcaaacttttatgccggatccggcataaacttgtgaaggaattaccaaagttatgctggacccggcatacttatgctaagtctgcccataaggcataaatatgccgggtccagcataactttggtaattccttcacaagtgtatgtcggtgagggcatagcgaatttaaactctgccttgcgaattttttttaaaattttgactgtgtgggggttcgaacctggaacccatgggatttagccgaagggcaaaacttaaagatttcaaatatgagggacaaaataagggtaattctgcgaattgcccaactTAATGACTAATTGGAATTCGCTTGGCCAACATGGCATAGTCGGTACCTTTGCTGATTTAGCATGTCATCTACTTGAACTTTTGGTATCAATTGATGGATTATTCGAGCATTTTGATAATTTGAGCGCGGTAGGACAAATGCAGTTAATTTTAAGTGATAAATTAGTTTTGTAATAGCTTAATGACCCCTAGTGAAATAGACTCGGGACTTCAGCAAACACTCATTTCTCATTAGCTTTCCAGCGAGCAAATTAGGTCCCGAAAAAGGTAAATAATGGAGATATGTTACAAGGGGCATGTTGACCCTCTCCATTTCCCCATCCTAAAATGTTATATCCCATTAGCTGAAGCATCCTTTCCATCAAAAGAAGAAGACGAGAAAGCCTGGCACATGTTGACTGCACGACTTATTCCAAACAAGAAGTACCAAAAAAACAAATTTCTGTTGAAACGTCTTGAAAAAAAGGGACAGAGGTGAAAGAACAAAGTGTTGGCACCTTAGCTTTAAAGCCGGCCAAAATCTACATCACAGGTAGCTGAAAGATTACCGCATAATTCCCAGATTCACTTCAGCTGGTAGAGCTGCTATAATACAGAATTGATCAATTGTGCCTACAGGAGGACCTACATATAATTGGATCAACGACTTGACTAATCAAATTGTTGGCGGAGATGCATTTCTGTCTCACTTTTCCATGTTGCATGGGATGACTGCCCCTTCATCCTCTTATTCTTCTCCTTGTCTTTGACGGTAGACCCCTTCTTCTTGACTGACTCTTCATCAGAGTTTACAGGGCGATCACTGCACGCTGGGCACACCATCCCTCTTGTGTGCATGTATGTTTTGGGAATTCCACACCTCAAGCACATCCTAATACAAGATGCATTTCATCAAAATGATAGTAAATAAACTGCAATCAGTACTAGCACACAAAAAGATGTATAACCTCACCACATCCTGatgggaaagaaaagaaaaaagttcATTCAGTAGTCTCTAGAAAAAGAAGTAATACATACTGGGTGACATTATCATAAATAGAGGTATAGCTCTTACTATGCAGGGACTGCCCTACCTGGAGAGCAcaaataaaatatgtatataatggGGTTCACAATGTTGCCATAGCAATAAATTCAAGTTAATGCATGATGGTCTACGAACAAATTCATCACTACCAACCCCAAAAAGGGCGAACCAGGATGGAGAGGTATGACTCCACTGCTTGACATATACTTTATGCCATTTTTGGTTTGGGAAGCATAATTATCGTAGCTAATATGGGAAGCTCATGACGCTTGAGCTGCAGGTACCACATATAAGAATAGTCACTAAAATCTATTACCTAAGTTCAAGATTAAGTAGTGTTGAAAAGCAAAAACAGATCTTGCAGTATATATTCATGCTAGGATACCATAGGATATTTGGATCCAATGGTTTTGTACTTGTTGGTTTTGTGCTATGTTTTCCTGAGCACTCTCTGTGTGCCAGCCATCGATAATCTTTATATACACCACAGATGAAAACAATGAAATGTACTTGCAGAATCAGTAGCTGCTGCTCTATAAGTTGTCAACCTAACATTTGGCTCCACTTTTATCAACAATCATAGAACTACACAAAAGAACTGAGCCTTGGTTTAAAGACTCAGCCCAACCATGAAGCTtgacttctttttccttttttcctttcaCTGATTTCTCTTGGTGCTAAGAATCCAAAGTGAAAACAGGAGCGGGAAGTTTCCAGCTTCAGAACAGAAAGATAAAATCTCACAAGTCAGCACCACTTAATAAAATGAGAGATACATTAAAAGCTGAATCAGGAAAACATTTAAAGAGGAGTGAGATTCTCTTTAATTGATAACAGAAACTCCATCATAAACCAGTCTCATAACACAGAGTCTAAGCATTAAAATAAaatgtgcacttttttttttttgatgaaattaaaaataaaatgtgCACTTGGTACAAGTAACGAGGGAAATGATTAACGAGAATGCGAAGGAATTATTCCGGACAGCAAAAAATTATCTTGGGGACTATAAAACTTGAATCCAATCCATCTCTGTCCCCTCCATGCCCCTCTTTCTAGGTAGGTGGGGTCATCCACAGGAAAAACACAGGTGAGAATTCTTAATAGCTAGATTGACAAAACTGAGATTCTTCGTTTTTCTTTTTCGAAATGTGGTGACAAAACTGAAGATTTAAAAGAGAACAATACTTAACACTTCTGCAACCACATGCTATACATGAAAATGCTTGCAGACAGTTTACATGGATAGACTTTGGTGGCTAGTGATTTTTTTATGTTCATCCTTCTCAAGCagtcaaaccaataaaattcgaagtctttaaatctgttttttttttctccaataaCCGTGGTGTCTGGaccagcttgcgcgcacctcgactcATTCCACGAACTACCTGCCACCTCCCACCCAGCAACGTATACTAGGAAACTTTGTCCACCAAGGCTagaacagatgggaagaaatcacatAGTGTTTTTGTCTCCGCTGGAATTGAACCCACTTCATTTACCAGTGCGTTATATTCAATATCTTCTGTATCCATCTCAAAAGCTCACAGCCATCAACCAACCAAAACCAAATTATGCTCCTCTCTGGATCCAAGAGCTGCGCCCTAGTAAAAAGCAGCTTCCGTTTACTCGCTGATCGACATGGATACAGCAGCTATATTCTAGTTCTCTGTGGTAGGATTGTTATCTTAGTAGTAAACAGTGTTTAGGATGGCGAGAGGCAAGGCGAGGCGTGGCGACAAGGGCTGGCCTCACGCCTCATGGCGAGGCGTGGCGTGGCGAGCGCCTTTTAGAAGCGAGGCGAGAATTAACACAAAAAATTAAGAtattaaatatgcatatataaatacCCAAAAACTCAAATACTTAACATAGCAAATATTCATACTCAACATGATTGAAATCTGTTTATATAACAATAAAAGGCAAAAActcataaaattaaataaataacaaTACTGAAATGGGGGGAAAAAAAACTGTCGGAACTGGGTCGCCGGCCAGCTGCCCGAAAGTCAGCTCTGCCTGAAAAAGGCTAATCTGCAGCAGCAGCTGCTGGGAAagtcaaagaaagaaagaagaagaagaaaagaaacagGGTTAACCTGAAAACCCTAGCAGCAGCGGCTGAGGAAGATGGAAGACGAGACAACTGAAAGTGAAACCCTAGGTAAAAATTAATGTTTTGCTCTCTCTTTTCTGTTTGATTTTAAGTTacacgcgttttttttttttaaaattaaaaggcGTCGCCATTCGCCACAGCTCACCATGCTCGCCTCGACCTCGCATTTCCAGAAAGCCACGCCTTAGCTGTTAATGGCGACGAAGGCTCACCACGCCTCGCCTCACGCCAAAAGGCGTAAGGCGCTCGCCTTCCTAAACACTGGTAGTAAACCCCCTTCCCAATCCCTTTTATGTCTTCAATTATAACCATCACAAAGCTTACTAACTTTGTTTGAAAACACTGTGTCAGTAATAGTACAAAAGTATCAAATTAAGTACTGGAGCTTGTTTACAAAGTTAGGAAAGGAAACAGATGACATTGTAGTTCAACCAAGAGTGTTAAATGGGTTAGAAATTCCGAAATAGTAAAAGGTGTAAGAATTATTTAAACCTCTAGTACCGTGTCAACTATCAAAAGCATATATTTGTTATAACCGTGGTGCTAAGGCAAGCTTGTGTGCACCTCGATTAATTCCACGGGATACCTACTATCTCCCAACAACACAGGTACTAGGTAGCTCTATCCACCAAGCATTTGGACAGATAGAAGACCCTTGGGTGCCAAATATTTCAAatattatactccctctgtttcaatttatgtgaacctatttcctttttagtccatgccaaaatgaatgacctctttcctaatttggaaacaaattcactttatgaaatgatttacaaccacacaaatattcaagacttattttgaaccacaagtttcaaaagtcttcactctttcttaaatgtcgtgcccagtcaaaggggttcacataaattgaaacggagggagtacaacaTTCTGAAATAAAAACTGCCTCGTCCAGTGCTTTTAGAAGTGAAAACGCAATAAAGAGAAGAGGTCCAAGGGGCTTGAAGCGCAAAGCAAGAGGTGAAGCGCACAATTTACCAAAGTGACTAACACAAGTTACGGAAATTAAAAATTCCAAGCATATATGAATAATCAAATAGCAATTAAAATAACTAATTCTAGCACTGAATTTACAATAATGTTGACATTAATCCAACTTTCAAAGTTGAATTTCTGATAATAAATTGCTCCATTAAAATGATAATCCATACCTAAGAAGCTCTGCTGCATCTTCTGCACCAGGATAGCTCGCAGTTGCCATAGGTTTGCCTCCTTGTACAGTGCCAACAGAAGCATTTGCTTGACCAGTGGCTGTCTTTGGGATGCCTCCGCCAACATCGCTTCTCACCCTCTCATGGATCCCTACTAACTGAGCCTTTGACTCCACTACAGCCCCTATAAAGGTGAAAGATTAAAGAAAAGAGAAATGTGCAGACCGTGACCATTAAGATTCTCCTCCATTATCAAAAAGAGGACTAAACAAAGAAGAGGAACAAATACCTTCATGGTAGTTGAAAATTTATACACTTACAGATGCTTTCTAGTGCAAAAATTTGACATGCCCCATTTTAAAGAAAAGACTTGTCAGCATGTCACCTTTGGAGAAATATCGTTTTTTTCTTGCGTTTACTTCTCTACCTTAGAGGATTAAAGTTGAAGTCTGCAAAGTAAAAACACTGGATCGCAAACAGGCTTCAACCAGACCTACGAACTCTATACCTCTAAGTTGCATTCACTTTGGTTTCCTATGCTATGGCGACAACGTTAAACAACGACATCTAAGCCCCTTCAGAAGGCTAGGTTTTCCAAATAACGTGTCTGTCTTCGGTTCTCCACTTTCTCTATTAAGTATTAACTCTATACTACTAGGTTTTTCCTCCTCAATTGATGATTAAATATACTTTGTTTAATGCTCTAAACTGCAAACTAAAATGTGTGAGGATAGTCGCATGATAAAAAGTTTCTAAACCTCATAGGTAATGGGCGTACTTTAGGTATAACATTACATTCTTAGCTTTGCCAGAAGACTTGGCCTACGAACTTTCAAGCTTTGGGTGTATAACAGCTACGCGATGCCTTATAAGCCTTCCTAAGCACAACTGAACAGGTCATTAGTTCTCTAACAAAAATTTCACTAGTTTTAATCTGAAAAATGATGAATTGTTCAAACCCCAATTGATATAACGGACCTCACTGTATGAGCCAAATTGTATAATTACAATAAAATAATTCCATCATATA is drawn from Lycium barbarum isolate Lr01 chromosome 8, ASM1917538v2, whole genome shotgun sequence and contains these coding sequences:
- the LOC132606410 gene encoding uncharacterized protein LOC132606410 isoform X1 codes for the protein MSLSLIQGYSSAEEDEEQQELHYDQSSSEEENDDVPQNRYKPFLINPNPSSSSSLPSALDAFSEISGPPDFLNNSVEEGGKEVDGQRQGRRKYSRKKNDLPAGAVVESKAQLVGIHERVRSDVGGGIPKTATGQANASVGTVQGGKPMATASYPGAEDAAELLRMCLRCGIPKTYMHTRGMVCPACSDRPVNSDEESVKKKGSTVKDKEKNKRMKGQSSHATWKSETEMHLRQQFD
- the LOC132606410 gene encoding uncharacterized protein LOC132606410 isoform X2, which translates into the protein MSLSLIQGYSSAEEDEEQQELHYDQSSSEEENDDVPQNRYKPFLINPNPSSSSSLPSALDAFSEISGPPDFLNNSVEEGGKEVDGQRQGRRAVVESKAQLVGIHERVRSDVGGGIPKTATGQANASVGTVQGGKPMATASYPGAEDAAELLRMCLRCGIPKTYMHTRGMVCPACSDRPVNSDEESVKKKGSTVKDKEKNKRMKGQSSHATWKSETEMHLRQQFD